ATCTGGCTCATATCAGAGCCTTGCTCGGTTTCTTTCGTAGTTGCTTCTTCGTCTGGGTGCATGACGTGGTGCATGTCGTGACCGTGACTATATTTCTGTACGATTTCTTCAAACAAGCCTTCTGGGAATGCAGAATACATTTTCTCCTCTTTCAGCACACCAGGCTTTTTCAACTCATCATAATCTTGCTTGGACATAGCAGGTGTTGTACCTTTCACTTGCTTTACCCATTGGTCGAATTCATTTTGCGGCTTTGCAACCACTTTGAATTGCATATGAGCAAAGCCTTCACCGGAGAAGTTCGCGCTAAATCCTGCGAATTCGCCAGGTTCATCTGCTTGCAGATACAGCTCAGTAGCCATCCCCGCCATCGCGTAGATCTGTCCGCCCAGTTCAGGCACCCAGAACGAGTTCATCGGCGCTTCAGCGGATACTTGGAAATGAATCGGTACACCCGCTGGAATTTCTAAGTAGTTAACTGTCGCGATATTTTGATCAGGGTAAGTAAACATCCATTTCCAATCCAACGCCGTAACCTGAATGGTCATCGGCTTCACTTCTTTATTCGGGTTTTCTTTCAGCGCATATGTGTCACGAAGCGTGAAATAACCCAAAACAGCAATGATGACGATCGGAATTCCCCACCAAATCACTTCAAGGGTCGTATTATGGGCCCACGTCGGTTTGTAAGGTGCCTTGTTCTCCGGTGTATCGCGATATCGATAGACGATAAAAGCGGTAAGCGCGAGAACGGGAACAATTATGATTGCGCACAAAATCACTGAGATGATAATGAGATTGTACTGCGTTTCGGCTACAGGTCCCTTCGGATTCAGGACAAGGTAATCACTTCCACATCCTGAAAGCAGGACAGTCGCTAGCGCTGCCAAGATCCAAAAATGGATTTGCCTCAGCATTTTTCCTCCACTCATTCTCCTAATCCCTCCCTCTTTCACACAACAACAGCAATGCTTAATACTCAAGTTTTTAACATAGGTGAACTTGTGTCATGACCGCAACTACATACTATCAGAGAGAAGATCGTTTTGTACTTCTTTTTTGCTTCGTTCAAGATTTCGTAGTTTTTCTGTTACAAAGTGTTCACGAACCAGTCACGAGTTGATCATAATATTGCTATGATTACCCTCTACTTCACAGAGCGAACCAAAATTGGATTCATTACCCATACACACGAAAAAGCCCGGTGCGATAGGACTTGCACCGGGCTTGATTCACTCTCAATAAAAAACCTCTCATTATATAAGCGAAAATGAGAGGTGACGTTTCCTATGGAATTGTGAACTCCTTTTCTGTGAAAAACGTCTCGACGTTTTTCATAAACGTGGATGTGACCGCTTGCGGTCAAACAAAACGGTCATGACCGTTTTGTCACACTTCTTGTTTGCGAATATTCATCAGACGGAAGACGGTGCTCAGGAGGAAAATGTTCATACCCGCGATCAGAAAACCGATCGACACCATTAATGGGAAATTCTCAGATCTGAAATCGCTTACATTGAAAACAAACAATAAAGCTCCGATGATAGTTGCCGTCCAAGCCATCCATTTCAATGTATCTGCTGCTTTTTTATCGTTATTCATAACACAAGACCCCTGTCTTTGTAGTTTTACGATTCACTTTTATGAACACATTGTAACATAAAATTCATTTGTTGTTCATGTTTTGTTCAAATTTTTATTGAAAATTTGTCAAAAGTTTTTCTAAAAGCCTATTGGAGCTTATCTTGTTACATTTTTCCTTTGTGTCACAAATGTGAAGTAGGTGCTCTCGTATTGTTATATAATATATGAGTAGTAAACGGTTTCATACATCCTGATCTGTCATCAAAGGTGGTTTGCTGATGGTCCCTACCCGCAAAAAAGCCCGGGTCAGTCTCTTGACCCAAATGGTTCTGCTGATTTCCATCGTTGTCCTCATCAGCATGGGAATCGGAACCGCCCTGTTTTCCTTCATCTTAGATGACATTCTGGACCGCTACATCGGACAGCAAGCCATGACGGTGGCGAAGATGGCAGCTATGGATGACGACATCATTGCCGCTTTTGAGACTGATGATCCCTCCGAATTGATCCAACCTATCGCCGAAACAATCCGGATCACGACAGGAGCAAGTTATGTGGTAATCGGAAACAAGGATGGCATTCGCTATTCCCACTACGATCCCGATCAAATCGGACTCCATATGGGGACAAGCAATGATCCTGTCTTTTTAGAAAATCGCTCCGTCATTTACCGCGGCTCAGGTATTTCCGGTCCTGCTATCAAAGCAAAGACACCCATCCTCAACAAGCAGGGTGAAACCATTGGCGTCTCCTCCGTCGGCTATGTCATGAGCGATGTGGAGAAAAAGGTCTCGGAGTACAAGGAAAGAGTCGTCGCCTTATCCATGATGCTTTTGGTTATCGGAATCATTGGAGCTTTTATAATTGCCCGTCGAGTCAAGCGATTGATCTTTGGCCTGGAACCGGAGGAAATCTCGTTCTTGTTTACGGAAAAAGCAGCTATCCTCGAATCCATTCGGGACGCTACCGTAGCCGTCGATATGCAAGGGCGTGTCGTCTCCATGAATAAGAGAGCACGTGCACTGCTACAAGAGGATTTGACCGTAGGCAAACCAATTTCCAGCTCACAGATCCGAGACATCATTTTGTCCGTCAATCGAAACACACAAGAAATGAATCATAAAATCTTGCTGGGA
This is a stretch of genomic DNA from Brevibacillus choshinensis. It encodes these proteins:
- the cyoA gene encoding ubiquinol oxidase subunit II; amino-acid sequence: MSGGKMLRQIHFWILAALATVLLSGCGSDYLVLNPKGPVAETQYNLIIISVILCAIIIVPVLALTAFIVYRYRDTPENKAPYKPTWAHNTTLEVIWWGIPIVIIAVLGYFTLRDTYALKENPNKEVKPMTIQVTALDWKWMFTYPDQNIATVNYLEIPAGVPIHFQVSAEAPMNSFWVPELGGQIYAMAGMATELYLQADEPGEFAGFSANFSGEGFAHMQFKVVAKPQNEFDQWVKQVKGTTPAMSKQDYDELKKPGVLKEEKMYSAFPEGLFEEIVQKYSHGHDMHHVMHPDEEATTKETEQGSDMSQMPGMDHSKMNH
- a CDS encoding ATP-binding protein, producing MVPTRKKARVSLLTQMVLLISIVVLISMGIGTALFSFILDDILDRYIGQQAMTVAKMAAMDDDIIAAFETDDPSELIQPIAETIRITTGASYVVIGNKDGIRYSHYDPDQIGLHMGTSNDPVFLENRSVIYRGSGISGPAIKAKTPILNKQGETIGVSSVGYVMSDVEKKVSEYKERVVALSMMLLVIGIIGAFIIARRVKRLIFGLEPEEISFLFTEKAAILESIRDATVAVDMQGRVVSMNKRARALLQEDLTVGKPISSSQIRDIILSVNRNTQEMNHKILLGHEIFITDYSPILNNNEVRGVVFTFRPESEIEQLTEEITKISSFSDNMRAQNHEYLNRLNTIYGLLKLKEYDKALEMITDEVKERQDILAFIMSSVKEPFIAACLLGKINRSKELKVAMEIDHDSHLGSVPEDMNTKVLVTILGNLIDNSMEAALEHKSSEAMVHISFTDLGGDIIFDIEDNGRGVPQEMQTRIFESGVTTKPGENRGLGLAIVKNSMELLDGHITIGTSNLGGARFTVVVPKHKGI